The region GTGGCTACAATCTCTAATTTTTCGGTTTTGGATTCTAATTTATTAGATTTGGATTCTAATTTGGAATTCGCTTTTATTTGACTTTTGAGTAATTTCAAAAGTTCGTCTTTAGAGTAATTATCAAACAAATCTGGTGCGTTTTCCATGCTTCAAAAATAAGAAAACAACAGTAAAAATGCAAAATTTCAAAGGTATTTACGATTATTTTTCGGCTGTTTTGTATCTCTTTTTTTGCTTGAAATCTCTCAATTTAAGACCACCCAAAACCAGTAGCAATTCCTCTCTTTTTAATTCCCTTGAAACCGAATCGCTTGTCAAAAAATCAAACCTTCCTTGTTCTAGTCGTTTGTAGAAAATCGCAAATCCGTCGCCGTCCCAATACAGCAGTTTGATATGGGTTTTGGATTTGTTCAAAAAAACAAAAACATCGCCCGTTTGAGGGTTTTGGTTCAGATAATTCCGAACCAAGCCCGAAAGTCCGTCAAAACCCTTTCGCATATCCACCAAAGTACAGCACATGTGATAGCGAACACCTGCACTCAAGCCCAGCATCAGTAAATCGTAATGGTGATTCCTCCAGGAAGATCGATTCGCATGGTTTTCTGATCTATCTCTTTTGAGGCTGACTGTTTTTTATCTTTTCTCGGGCTATCCGAAACCGAGAAAAAGGAAACTTCCGGTTTGGACTGTCCGAAATCCATCTCCTTATTGTACTTTTTTAGCCAA is a window of Flavobacterium acetivorans DNA encoding:
- the tnpB gene encoding IS66 family insertion sequence element accessory protein TnpB (TnpB, as the term is used for proteins encoded by IS66 family insertion elements, is considered an accessory protein, since TnpC, encoded by a neighboring gene, is a DDE family transposase.); its protein translation is MLGLSAGVRYHMCCTLVDMRKGFDGLSGLVRNYLNQNPQTGDVFVFLNKSKTHIKLLYWDGDGFAIFYKRLEQGRFDFLTSDSVSRELKREELLLVLGGLKLRDFKQKKRYKTAEK
- the tnpA gene encoding IS66 family insertion sequence element accessory protein TnpA, yielding MNQQEQMYFLVEEWKQSDLTKAEFSALKSLSYHQFNYWLKKYNKEMDFGQSKPEVSFFSVSDSPRKDKKQSASKEIDQKTMRIDLPGGITITIY